GGTGACATATATGCATCGtgacaattttcttttattgtttcaGACTCTATAAGTTAAAATCTATAAGTTAAAAGAGAAGCCGCAAAGAAGAGTAGCAGAAAGTCAGGGTAGAAGAGAGTCTGACAATTCAAAAGAATGAATCATGGTAGGAAAAAATGCAATTAACTTAAAATGGGTATTCAAGATAAAATTTGCGGGAGATGGAAGCATATAACACATAAAGCTTGTGTTGTGGCAGAAGGGTATGCACAACAATGTGCAGATGTTGAAGAAACATTCTCTTTAGTAGCTCCCTTTGAAACGGTAAAGATTATTCTAGCATTAGCAGCAATTTGCTGTGACTTGTTTATCACttttgttaaggatatttagccTTATATTATGGTTTACCACATGTATTATAGATTAACAATTTATTATAGACAAATATTTGGTATGATTTAAGATATTGAACCTTCCATTACGTACCATGTGTATCTTTTCATTGTGATTTATTTCATTcggtaaatgattataaatacaaaattttcacCACTATTTACGTGTGTTGGTTCAGAGTCGTTCAGTTTAGCAACCCCGATCCTTTCTTCTCCAAGGCTTCCAAATCCTCTCCTCAACTTCTTCATTTCAACGctctaatccatatgatcaccatcaaactttcttcatgatcttctttggaaaagccAACTTCTTTCTCTCCTTGAGAGTCAAGACATGCTCGACTATTTTGATAGAACTCCTCATCGTTTCACCACCTCGCTTTAAACCAGAAACCTCCTCAACATTCAGCACCAAATATTTGGCGTTGAAAGCAGTCGATCAACGGCTTCTCTGTTTCTtactctcctctctcaccTAGGAAGCCATTGCTGTCGTCGTTGGTCTCTCCACTACATATGACGTTTGGCTCGCGTAGGAGACTACGTTCGGTCATGGTCTCTCCACTAATCATGGTCGCACTCATGGAAGTTACACTTCTTTTTTTAGCAGATAGCGGGGTCGTTCCCATTCCCACAGCAACAAATCTTTGAACAGAGGACAAATCCACTCGGGTTAGGGTCGTCAACCATCTCGTTGTCAAATATGTCGCATGGAGGGCCATTATATTGATCGTTGCAACCAACGATACGTTCGAACTGATTCTGCACATGCCCACCTTGTTGAAGCCTTCAACACATCATGTTCTATTGCTGGCTGGTGATTTGTTTTTGGACACTAGGACTTCAACCCTTATGACCGCacccatctattttggatCTGTCTAAAAATTATACGAGTAAGGGCTTTGTGATCGTAGGAAACTGTGCATCCTTATCCATTACCCACACTGATACTCTTTCCCCTATTCCCAATATTTACTCATTGTTGTCCCTCGTCTcactaaaaatcttatttttctctctccgtTACATTTACTAGTAATCTTTTACTGTACAGAATCATCAAACACGAAGGGTGATGGGGACCGATAAAAGGGATGGAGGGCTATAAGTTCTAGAGCGCAGCAACTCCGCTTTTATTGTTGATTGAGATGTACAAGAAAAGGTTTATATAGCACAACTAAAGTTattcataaagaaaaacaaagaaaaaaagtataaaagttAAAGACACGGTACAATTAAAGTCCCTTGAGCTTGGTATAGCAAGCTGATGggtatttgaaaaaaaaaaattaaaaaaaaaataaatagatgagAAGTTAGGAGGAGACTTCTTTGTATGCAAAGTGGTTTCACTCCCAGGCTATTTCTCGGCCATTTTCCATAGAAGTTCCATTAGTGgcttttttttcgttttttaaaCACTTGTTAGAGGGGAGAGTATTTACATAGACtgaaatttattcttaaatataagctattttattcttaaaatacttaaatttttttcttaaaataatcaatatcttattcctaaaataccaaatcattttcttaaaatgaaTAGGGAATGGActcataaaattattgaccCGATGGAGATAGTGATGATATGTAAcatcttaaaaaaaagagaaaaccgATCAAAGTTAATAGAGGGGCAAATATGTCATTTTGCTCATAAGCCCATTATAAGAATGGGTCCAAACGGAATCTTAGCGGAAGTGGTGCAAAAGAGAGAATACGAAGAGAGGGAGAGTTAGAGAAAtttcaagagaagaaaagaaagccgCCGCATGGCTCATCAGAAAATCATTGTTGAAGTTCACTCTCGAGCAATACTGATATGCAAGGACTCTTCCTTGGAAGGAAAGGGAGGTTTTGAGTGGTCGGAGCCCATTTTTTGTGTCACGACctgattttcgaggcttcaaaGCTCGGACCCTGACCCAAAAaacgaaataaaaaacaaacaaaaagaaaataaaataaaaagatgaaaatccactcagatttaaatttagaaaaaaggaaatacaatacaaatataaaaagtgtaattttttaagtatttcaaatgagaatttaaatttacaaaaaggaaatacaatacaaatataaaaggaatttGCAAAAGACtctaaaaaactaaaaaatggaTTGACGCTCCGGAACGACTCCCTCTATGACCGCATACCTCTCAAACGCTCCTCCACCACGACCAGCACCTGACAAATAAAggtagaaaggaatgagtataaaaaattatactcaataagccacctacttataggctctcttcgcatcttaatttaaGAGGTTCCAACGGTTTCCTAATTCGGTCTTAAGACATTTGGTTCTAATCTTAGTCCCCTCGAGCTTGCCCCTGGGGTTTCACCGGTTCATCGTCCTTTCATTAGACGCCTAGAGGTTCCTTACGCCAAGCTAATANTTAAAGTCCCTTGAGCTTGGTATAGCAAGCTGATGggtatttgaaaaaaaaaaattaaaaaaaaaataaatagatgagAAGTTAGGAGGAGACTTCTTTNGAGTTGTAtgacgtggggacacatttcccatgcgaaatggctaagagcagtaaggactgatcagggacccttgttcctcccacgaagctatagataccgttctcacactagcaatctatgaaccCTCCTGAGGTATCTTGTTGCCATGGTAAACCGCTAAGTTCCTAGGGGAAAGTTAAGTCTGGCTAGAGCGacatatcgctcctaacagTAATCCCCTAagcttatcatagaaatgggccCTAGCAGTCAACAGAGTGTGCATGCAACCGTCTTCTAACATCATAGtatataattcatgcaaactaggcataccGGCTCAACAGAgcgatgacctccatcaagcaccaAGAGTACGAAGTTcgcgctcaatggggcgaattcATACATCAAGCACCCGGAACACGGAATACACAAttctaacataaattaaacgcaTGTATACATATGgcggaagcttaaagcatAAAGCAACACTCATATAATTCACCCAATACAATCCTAACAATTAGTATaactaataatttacatggagagctaatctaaaacaaaattactaGCACGCATGCAATCCAAGCCAattctacaagtatttcttcctaaataccgggtggtgacttacctggttgacgcgtgcctttttgctagcgtttctttgcccgtgaggtgtccaaaaatactgatttccTTAGATTAAGTCCTTATTCATgtaaaaacagtattagaactggaacCGAGACAAAAATCGGGCAAACAGAGGGCAATTGGGCCAAAACGGCCGTTCACGCGCACTCACGCGCCAGCAATGCGCTGACCACGCGCGTGGACGTGCGCCAATCGCAGGCCGCACGCGCGGTAGCCCCTGCGTAGTCGCGGGTCGGATCGGCTCGCATTTGCAGTTCGACTCGGCTTTTGCAGGCGACACGTGTCGTCGCCTCGTTGGAGCTGTGTTGCTCCAGCCGACGGTCGACGCGTGTCCGGTGCCTGTCACGCCCGGccgacctttttttttttttttttttNTCTGTCCTCTACAATCTGTAACACAGTCCCCTTtccgattttcatatctttcgatcCGTAGATCGGATCGATATGATTTCTTCGACAAAGTTCTAGATCGTGTTACGGGCTACgtcctagtatttttttttgtaattttttgcTTGACTACCGGACGAGTTAAGAGCATCAGAAGTTCGCTCACCGTTCTTGGACGATTCTCGGGTTTCTGCCTTCGGATCGAGGTTTCAACCAAACTTCTTCAAAGATCCTGTAAAGAGTTGTTCCTAAatgaatatatcaagattTTAGATCTTGATTCACAAAGGAAAACCGTAGATCTGAGAAAACGTTCAAGATCTTACCTCGTGGGTTTTTCTgatttcttgattttaaatGGTACTCCGGCCACCCacattctcttttcccttccgTGAAAAGCTCCTTGCATCATGATCTTGACCAGAGTAGACTCCGATGGTAGTTTTCGGTGGGTCTTCGGGCCGTTcattcttcctctctctctctaggttCTCTCTAACACCTTTCTCTCACTAGTTTTCTTTTGGACCCCTTTAGCGTTGGAGGAGTAAACTTACATATTTGCCCCTCTCtcgacttttccttttttttttttctttttctatttctatttctctttcttccgATATTACATTCCGTCATGAATGGAGGAAAACCTGCGAGGGCGGCTGATAGATTTAGGTCCACGAAGTTGTATGAAAATCTTCCACTACCCGTTAAGCGAGGGCGGCTGCAAGAAGCAAGGTCATGAAATTTAAACAACTCTCTTGCAGCAGCGGCAGAGGAGATCACGATGGTTGGGACAGAGCCGAGTTGGAGAAGCATGACGGGgccatatttttttgaaagctTAGTAAAAGAGCGATGGGGGAGAGAGCCAAGGAGGTGCAAATGACCCAACAAAGGAAGCTTTGGAGGGGTGGGAGGAAGAAGCTTGTTGTTGGGTTTTGAGTGTTTTCTTATGGTTTTAAGAAGCAATagagaagaacagaggaaaAGCAGAGGAACCCAGATGAAAAAATCATTAGTAGGCATCATTGTATCAACTCTAAGCATTTCCAAGCTCTACTATGAGATATAAAGAGTAGAATGTGGAAGGAGTAATATTTGCGTGTAGGGTGATTGAGCTATTTTGGGCCACAGAGACTGCAATAATTGTTCTTTCACAACATCATATAGATTTGTGTTGAGAGGGATGGCTATAAAGTTGGTATACACATTTCATAGCATTTTCAGAATTGGTTCATTATAATGCAAATAGTCTCTCACTATTATTGAGTGGAAGAGACTAGAAGTGATGATATGTGAATTATATTGAAAGGATTGGAATATCTGGACCTCATGTATCCATATGTAAATAAGTAGGTTAGACATCAAAATGactaataatatctttttaaaaatcatagaaaaagaagaatttttGTTACTAAATGAACTTTTTAGAAATGACCCATAAGGTTccttaaaaaatgacaaaaatggaGTTGGAGAAAAACTTTTAGAGCTCGATTACATCCATCAAACTTTAACTTCTCGGGACTATGAAGTTGACAATTCTTAGttgtaattcaattttttcaatcaCATGTTTTCCCTGATTtgttttgtatatattttttttttcgtgatCTCATATTTAGAATTTATGGTTTTAGAACGGTTTGGATTTTAGGTTTAAAATAATCTTTGAGCAatatactatttatttatttattattattattattatttttttgaatgagtaagtttcttttgaaaaatggtCAAAACAAAGACCTCAAGCTATGAGTACGTTTTGGATTTTATGATGTTTTGTACCAAAGAAGCGAAATATCGTGATGTTGACTATGATGAATATCACGAAACTCGAAGATCAAGCACTGAGTATGTGTTCAAGCTCGATTCGAGAACAACTTCTTTGTGTAGGAAAAGACAACAAACAATATCATTGTCAACTAGAGAAGCAGAGTACAGATCAGACGCTAGTGCAACTCAGAAAAGTATATGGCTGAAACTCTTGATGGAAGATTGACACTAGAAAATTGACTATCCAATACTATTCCATTGCGACAACTAATCTGTGATTCGCCTAACAGAACATTTGGTGtttcatgctagaacaaaGCATACACTACCATTTTATTAGAGAGAAAGTTCtgaaggaagaaatcgagatgGAACAGATGAAAACAAATGACTAAGTGACAGACTTGTTTACCAAAGGGCTATGGAAAACAATGAGTCGCTGTCGGCTCAACATGGTGCAACGAATTAGGACTGGTGTTGAGACacagaattaaaatatcatcactaagTCAACAAGGTCAAacccaataattgtatgagtctattatatgtttattttagaaaaaaatgatttttaggtattttaggaataaatatacctaattatttttagatattttagaaaagaggagaagaattttaggaataaattgtcTAGCATCTATTATAAATACACTTCCACCCTACCCAAGTTTTCATCACAAGTAATAGCAGTAATATTCCAATGAGTTACTTGTaatcttttctttatcttttctcGATTGATTTTAGTAAAGTGTgcgagtattttttttattgattttaataaagacGGCGAGTATTTccgagttgtgttcaacaatcgTGCATAAGAAAACTAGTGGCGGTCTTTATCGTTTCACAAAATCTAATTTATTGATAAGAAATATGGATAAAAACGAGGTAATTAGGCATAagatattgatttattttatcataagatgttttattttatcataagatgctgttttattttatttgagtaCCATAGTAAGGGACTGGAATAAGCTTAAGGGGCGATTTCTTGGCAGACCCAAGACCAGCACCCTCTTCCCTATCAAcgtcttcttctttcattccaTCCGGCAGTTTCCAATCAAAACAGAGCAACAGGTTAGCCAATGCCAACTCCACCACAAGGGTTGCCATATTCATTCCTGCGCAAATTCTTCGGCCGCTTCCGAAAGGTATTAACTCAAAGTTCTGTCCTTTATAATCGATATTACTTCCTATAAACCTCTCCGGAAAGAACTCTTCTGGGTCAGTCCAATATTGTGGGTCTCGTCCAATGGCCCACACGTTAATGTGAAGATGAGCCTTGGGGTCGATATCGTAACCGTTGAGCTTAAAAGGGGAGATAGTTTCTCTTGGAAGTAGAAGTGGAACGGGTGGATGCAATCTCAATGACTCTTTCACTACCATTTTTAGATACTCGAGCTTTTCCAAGTCGATCTCTTTCACTGAGTCTTCTTTTACGTAACTTCTAACCTCGTGTTGGAGCTTCTTCATCACTCTTGGGTTCCTAACTAGCTCTGTCATGGTCCTAACAATGGTGGTTGCCCCTGTTTCTACTCCCGCTAGAAAAATATCCTAGAAGCACACACAGCggaaaataaaacatggtTGTATCAAACGAATCATAAGAAATTATGGGCTTAACAGTTTGCTATTTTTCAAAAGAGTATAGGTTACCATGATGAGTGCTTTAACGCAATCTTGGGTGACTTTTAGTGCATCAGATTcagagctttccctttccatTCTCAACAAAACATCAACAatgttttcttcattcttagaACTCTCCTTGAAGTTGATACGATCGTCGACTACATGTTGAAAAAAGGCATCCATTTCAGCAAAGCTCTTCTCCAGCCTCTCATGAACACCATTCAACCGATCAATTATCCAACCGAAAGTAGGAATGAAATCAGTCATGGAGAAGCTTCCAATTGCTGCAACTGCTCTCCTCATAAcatgttgaaaattttcattatctaATTTCCCCCCGCTGAAGATGCTGCCAAAAGCAACTCTTGTTGTTACATTTGCAGTGAGAGAATACGATTTCTTACTCAAATCGATTggagctgaagaagaagaggattgAGAGATGGAGTTTACAAGCCGACCCACTTCCTCTTCTCTAATTTCCTGAAAAGATTGAACCCGCCGAGCAGTGAAGAGCTGAAGCATACAAATCTTCCGAAGTTCCCTCCAACGTTCACCGTAGGGGGAGAGATTTAGGTCCAAGAAGTTGTATGAAAATCTTCCACTACCCGTTAAGAGAGGGCGGCTGCAAGAAGCAAGATCATGGAACTTAAACAAGTCTCTTGCAGCGGCGGCAGAGGAGATTACGATGGTTGGGACAGAGCCCAATTGGAGGAGCATGACGGGgccatatttttttgaaagctgagagagagagcgatGAGGGAGGGAGCCAATGAGGTGCAGATGGCCCAACAAAGGAAGCTTTGGAGGGGTGGGAGGAAGAAGCTTGTTGTTGGGTTTTGAGTGTTTTCTTATGGTTTTAAGAAGCAATagagaagaacagaggaaaaacagaggaacCCAGAAGAGAAAATCATTAGTAGGCATCATTGTATCAACTCTTAAGCATTTCCAAGCTCTATTTTGCGAGATATAAAAAGTAGAATGTGGAATGAGTAATATTTGTGTGTAGGGTGATTGAGCTATTTTAAGGCCACAGAGACTGCAATAATTGTTCATTTACATTATTATCATATGGATATGTATTAAGAGGGATATGTATTAAGAGGGATGGCTTCAAAATTGGTATACATATTTTATGGATGCATTTCTGTTGTCGTTTTTAGATGGGTCTATTGTGATGcaaatattgaattatatgGAAAGGATTTGAACAAATTGTCCATGATCCAAATATGTGGAAACAAATACTATTGAACTCAAAAAACAACTTGAGAAGAGAGCTTTTGAATAGAGGAAACTTAAGTacatgattattattattattttaattttatttatttattattatttttcgttGAAGTAACATAGGAGTATTTATAGTGGAGATTGCTTGATCAATTCGAGCAAATTAATAACTACTGaatctttatcttaaaatcagttaataacttttttttgcTAAGTCAAGCTTATTAACTCACATTCTTCTCCATAAGCTTGACATTGCTCGAGATTCTTCACTTTGAGAAACTCCTGCATGTCTTCAACTTTATCCCTTGAAAGGGTATTCGTGAGAATGTCTGCACGTTGCTCTCTAGTTTCAACTTTGTTTGGTCCCTGTTCATCTCTGTCTTCTTcggaagaaaatttaattttggcacatgcattttctttcactcctctctTCTTTGGAGAGAATTTATCGTTAGACTCACATCTAGATAATTCTAGTGACTTACTCTCTGttttttcaacttctttttagGCCTACCTTTAGGTTTGTTTGGTTGAGATGACAAGTTTGAAATCTCATTTTTATGTGGTGGTATTTTTCTAGGCCTCCTTGGTTGAGATGATAAGTCTAATGAAATACATCGACTTATATGTTACAGTTCATTGATTGAAGCAGTCTTTGGTTACTTCTTGTATCTATTTTTCGGTTCCTTTTTCTCCTGACTTATtggtttcttctttattttctttctgttaATGCCAATGGACACTTTTTGAAGATGTTGATGGTTTTTTAATAGTATCTTATACAGGCGGTTTCAGGATCATCTTACCTTCATCAACAGTGTTCTGTTTCTGTCGTATATCTTGAGGAACGAGCCACCTATCTCCATTCTGGTACCTTCTTCTGTCATTTGACCAAGGCTAATAATAGTGTTCTTCAAACTTGGAATATAATACATCTTGGTCAATAGACGTTAATCGCCGTTCTTACACTGGAATAAGATAGATCATTTGCCTTGGATCGGTACAATTGATCTGTCGCAAAGCTTCACATTTCCAGTGAACTTCTCATCAAGCTCCTTGAATTTTGTTCGATCTCCGGTCATGTGATTGCTCGCTCTGTTGTCTAGGTACCACATGCTAGTCTCCACTTGGTCTTCTCCATTTATGAAGGGGTTCACCATAACCTTCTCTTTATTGAGCATCAACAGGTTGGGCATTTTCTCGGCCAATATCAATGTGGGCTCTTCATCATCCAAGAACATGAGGTTTGTCTCCTCATCACACTCCTTGTTGCGGCACTCTGTCGTATAATGCCCATATTTTCCATCAGGGTAACACTTGACCATACTCATGTCCTTTCAAGGGTTGCCATTTTCTTGGGTTTGTGAGGTATTGTCACGACCTCCTTTGCCACCACATCTACGACCACGTCCATgacctcttttttctttgttatgaTTGCCATGTCTGCTCGTACCTGAGAAGGAAGAGCCATctgcatctttcttttttcatccGTGCGAGCCACTCCTCATGTGTGAGTAAGAGGTATTTCTCCTCTTCTTTGTCTTCGTAGCCACAAAGTCTCTCTTCATGGACCTTAAGACAACCAACGACCTCCTCAACCGACATGTTCTTGAGGTCACCGAACTGCTCGATGGAGGTAACAATCTGCATGAATATTGGGGGAACTACTCGAATGAACTTTTTGACGACAgagatctcctccaccacGTCGCCTAATGAACGGATGTTGTTGACGATCGTTGTTAACTTCATAGCAAAGTCGTTTATTGACTCACCATTCTTCATGCACTGTTCTTCATGCAGATAGCCTTGAACTCACTCTTCTTCAAGGTCTGCACATTTGCTTCCTTGACACGTTCTACACCAACATGCATTGTTTGCTGCGTCTCCCATGCTGCCTTTACCGAGTCCTTCTCTGCCAACATGAGAAGAACGTCTCTGGGACTGTTTAGGATGGCGGCAAGAGCCATCTTATCCTTACGCTCTTCAACTTC
This genomic window from Cucurbita pepo subsp. pepo cultivar mu-cu-16 chromosome LG01, ASM280686v2, whole genome shotgun sequence contains:
- the LOC111802421 gene encoding cytochrome P450 71B26-like isoform X2 produces the protein MMPTNDFLFWVPLFFLCSSLLLLKTIRKHSKPNNKLLPPTPPKLPLLGHLHLIGSLPHRSLSQLSKKYGPVMLLQLGSVPTIVISSAAAARDLFKFHDLASCSRPLLTGSGRFSYNFLDLNLSPYGERWRELRKICMLQLFTARRVQSFQEIREEEVGRLVNSISQSSSSSAPIDLSKKSYSLTANVTTRVAFGSIFSGGKLDNENFQHVMRRAVAAIGSFSMTDFIPTFGWIIDRLNGVHERLEKSFAEMDAFFQHVVDDRINFKESSKNEENIVDVLLRMERESSESDALKVTQDCVKALIMDIFLAGVETGATTIVRTMTELVRNPRVMKKLQHEVRSYVKEDSVKEIDLEKLEYLKMVVKESLRLHPPVPLLLPRETISPFKLNGYDIDPKAHLHINVWAIGRDPQYWTDPEEFFPERFIGSNIDYKGQNFELIPFGSGRRICAGMNMATLVVELALANLLLCFDWKLPDGMKEEDVDREEGAGLGSAKKSPLKLIPVPYYGTQIK
- the LOC111802421 gene encoding cytochrome P450 71B26-like isoform X3, translating into MMPTNDFLFWVPLFFLCSSLLLLKTIRKHSKPNNKLLPPTPPKLPLLGHLHLIGSLPHRSLSQLSKKYGPVMLLQLGSVPTIVISSAAAARDLFKFHDLASCSRPLLTGSGRFSYNFLDLNLSPYGERWRELRKICMLQLFTARRVQSFQEIREEEVGRLVNSISQSSSSSAPIDLSKKSYSLTANVTTRVAFGSIFSGGKLDNENFQHVMRRAVAAIGSFSMTDFIPTFGWIIDRLNGVHERLEKSFAEMDAFFQHVVDDRINFKESSKNEENIVDVLLRMERESSESDALKVTQDCVKALIMDIFLAGVETGASTIVWAMAELVRNPNVMKKLQDEIRSCIKEDSVKEIDLEKFEYLKIVVKEVLRLHPPASLLLPRETISPFKLNGYDIDSKAHLHINVWAIGRDPQSWTDPEEFFPERFIGSNIDYKGQNFELIPFGSGRRICPGMNMGTLMVKLALANLLLCFDWKLPDGMKEEDVDMEEEAGLGAAKKSPLKLIPIPSF
- the LOC111810129 gene encoding uncharacterized protein LOC111810129, which encodes MSKQMSSPHEVAGRDVTTIRSGREGSVMLQYLLLTKSNYAAWSIRMRVNLQAQSVWDAIEHGDEVEERKDKMALAAILNSPRDVLLMLAEKDSVKAAWETQQTMHVGVERVKEANVQTLKKSDVVEEISVVKKFIRVVPPIFMQIVTSIEQFGDLKNMSVEEVVECRNKECDEETNLMFLDDEEPTLILAEKMPNLLMLNKEKVMVNPFINGEDQVETSMWYLDNRASNHMTGDRTKFKELDEKFTGNVKLCDRSIVPIQGK